A genome region from Triticum aestivum cultivar Chinese Spring chromosome 2B, IWGSC CS RefSeq v2.1, whole genome shotgun sequence includes the following:
- the LOC123042841 gene encoding protein QUIRKY-like produces the protein MGTCKLIMTVELARGLIHRDGRGSPSAYVELCFDGQRIRSTSKEEDRNPAWNESFWFDVSPDPSNIHDLVLEASVYNTNESIQGRGKYFLGMVTQNVASFHRFYEPTHRRQAALYPLETRRGMPMVGVRGELLLNGYILDESPIRAPIPSSTPMGLCVEVINATNLKPVDYPVVVTKTSSNDFSDLTLRKWRNVLQKSLGYGSLETNDEQIKRCIQIGLMCVNPNRSNRLPIMKVIRMLQGLETISCDISNETTT, from the exons ATGGGGACATGTAAGTTGATCATGACGGTCGAACTTGCTCGTGGCCTGATTCACAGGGATGGGCGTGGTTCTCCCAGCGCCTATGTCGAGCTTTGCTTTGACGGACAACGGATCCGCTCGACAAGCAAGGAGGAAGATCGGAACCCGGCGTGGAACGAGAGCTTCTGGTTTGATGTGTCACCGGATCCATCTAATATTCATGACCTCGTTCTTGAAGCTAGTGTGTATAACACCAACGAATCAATCCAAGGTCGCGGAAAGTATTTTCTTGGCATGGTCACACAAAATGTGGCCTCGTTCCACCGCTTCTATGAACCCACACATAGACGACAAGCAGCCCTTTATCCACTGGAAACGCGGCGTGGGATGCCCATGGTTGGTGTGAGAGGGGAATTGCTTCTAAATGGATACATCCTTGATGAGAGCCCCATCAGAGCTCCCATCCCGTCTTCAACACCAATGGGCTTATGTGTGGAGGTCATAAATGCTACTAACCTCAAGCCAGTGGACTACCCGGTCGTTGTTACTAAAACATCTTCAAATGACTTTAGCGACCTT ACTCTTAGAAAATGGAGAAATGTGTTACAGAAATCATTGGGGTATGGATCCCTAGAAACAAACGACGAACAAATAAAGAGATGCATCCAAATAGGTCTAATGTGCGTGAACCCTAACCGCTCGAATAGGCTTCCGATAATGAAGGTTATCCGTATGCTCCAAGGATTGGAAACTATCAGCTGTGACATTAGCAATGAGACAACAACATAG
- the LOC123047502 gene encoding oxalate--CoA ligase, translating to MEALTLTSLLKAAAAAFPDRRAIAVHGKIDLTHAALDALVDAAAARLAAGAHGLRPGQTVALCFPNTVELVVVFLAVIRARGVAAPLNPAYTQDEFEFYLSDSGARLLVTGADGNAPAQAAAAKLGLPHAVAATLTDAAGPLGLTGLAGDIQDNHPAPQNNGTVHQDGGNEPSDVALFLHTSGTTSRPKGVPLTQRNLAASVQNIRAVYRFAETDATVVTLPLFHVHGLMCALLSSLASGASVALPAAGRFSASTFWGDMLAAGATWYTAVPTIHQIILDRHASLPEPRYPALRFVRSCSASLAPVILERLEAALGAPVLEAYAMTEASHMMTSNPLPQDGARKPGSVGRAAGSLEVAVLDEVGSQVPAGERGEVCIRGPNVTAGYKTADPGANEAAFLHGWFHTGDIGVMDGEGYLSLVGRIKELINRGGEKISPIEVDSVLLGHPDVAQAVSFGVPDEKYGEEIHCAVIPREGTSVALGEEEVVAFCRKNLAAFKVPKKVYIAADLPKTATGKIQRRIVAQHFFVPAAAAAAKA from the exons ATGGAGGCCCTCACGCTCACCTCCCTCCtcaaggccgccgccgccgccttccccgaccGCCGCGCCATCGCCGTCCACGGCAAGATCGACCTCACGCACGCCGCGCTCGACGCCctcgtcgacgccgccgccgcgcgcctcgccgccggcgcccaCGGGCTCCGCCCCGGCCAGACCGTCGCGCTCTGCTTCCCCAACACCGTCGAG CTGGTGGTGGTGTTCCTGGCGGTGATCCGCGCGCGGGGCGTGGCCGCGCCGCTCAACCCGGCCTACACGCAGGACGAGTTCGAGTTCTACCTCTCCGACTCGGGCGCGCGCCTGCTCGTCACCGGCGCCGACGGCAAcgcgcccgcgcaggccgccgccgccaagctcGGCCTGCCCCACGCCGTCGCCGCCACGCTCACCGACGCAGCAGGGCCGCTCGGCCTCACCGGCCTTGCCGGGGACATCCAAGATAACCACCCCGCGCCCCAGAACAACGGCACCGTCCATCAGGACGGAGGCAACGAGCCGTCGGACGTGGCCCTGTTCCTGCACACCTCCGGCACGACGAGCCGGCCCAAGGGGGTGCCGCTCACGCAGCGCAACCTGGCGGCCTCCGTCCAGAACATCCGCGCCGTGTACCGGTTCGCGGAGACGGACGCGACGGTGGTGACACTGCCGCTGTTCCACGTGCACGGCCTCATGTGCGCGCTGCTGTCCTCTCTGGCGTCCGGCGCGTCGGTGGCGCTCCCGGCCGCCGGCCGCTTCTCGGCGTCCACGTTCTGGGGCGACATGCTCGCGGCGGGCGCCACGTGGTACACGGCGGTGCCCACGATCCACCAGATCATCCTGGACCGGCACGCGTCGCTGCCGGAGCCGCGGTACCCGGCGCTGCGGTTCGTGCGCAGCTGCAGCGCGTCGCTGGCGCCGGTGATCCTGGAGCGGCTGGAGGCGGCGTTGGGGGCGCCGGTGCTGGAGGCGTACGCCATGACGGAGGCCTCCCACATGATGACCTCCAACCCGCTGCCGCAGGACGGGGCGCGCAAGCCGGGGTCCGTGGGGCGCGCGGCGGGGTCGCTGGAGGTGGCGGTGCTGGACGAGGTCGGCAGCCAGGTCCCCGCCGGCGAGCGCGGGGAGGTGTGCATCCGCGGGCCGAACGTGACGGCGGGGTACAAGACGGCCGACCCCGGCGCGAACGAGGCGGCGTTCCTGCACGGGTGGTTCCACACGGGGGACATCGGGGTGATGGACGGCGAGGGGTACCTCTCCCTCGTCGGGCGGATCAAGGAGCTCATCAACCGGGGCGGCGAGAAGATCTCGCCGATCGAGGTGGACTCGGTGCTGCTGGGCCACCCGGACGTGGCGCAGGCGGTGTCGTTCGGCGTCCCCGACGAGAAATACGGCGAGGAGATCCACTGCGCGGTGATCCCCCGGGAGGGAACGAGCGTGGCgctgggggaggaggaggtggtggccttCTGCCGGAAGAACCTGGCGGCGTTCAAGGTGCCCAAGAAGGTGTACATCGCCGCCGACCTGCCCAAGACGGCCACCGGCAAGATCCAGCGACGCATCGTCGCGCAGCACTTCTtcgtgcccgccgccgccgccgccgccaaggcctAG